GCCGGAAGGCTCAGGTCGAACTTCGTGGAGACTTAAACTTAGATCGCTGCGGTtcaaatctttttcatttttatagaagTTTTTAGAAGGCTATTAAAGGCCAATTTGGCAAATACTGAGGCCACCTTTCTGGTGGTAATTCTGAGACACAGACCAAAGAGCTGTCTTATTCCATTGCTCTGGGATTTCGGGGCTGTCGATGTGTGCGTATAGAGCTGTCAGTGACACATGATAGCTAGTTTAAACAACTTGGCCCACCCTTAAAGAACCCACTGGTGAGGGCCGTCAAGGAGTTTGTACTTCATATAGATTGTTATTGTCCTGAATTAAAGAAAATGTTCAAGTTGTGGTGTGGCCTCTCTCTTTTGagatttttttcattgtatttctaaaaacctttttttttattctgtaaaatattgtttatttgattTCTGGTGAATATTGTTTGACATAAGaaaggaaatttttaaattttgatgatacgttatcttttttttatataagttgtacatacaacttatatatatatatatatatatatacacatatatatgtgtatatatatatgtatatatatatatatatatatatagagagagagagagagagagagagagagagagagagagagagcagcctcaTCTTTTCGTAAAGATAAGAAGGAAAAGAATCAGATCAGACCATTAGTAAACGTAATGTAGATTATTTCGATAGTTAATCCGTTTCCCACTCGAGGGcgggggaaggaagagagagagagagagagagagagagagagagagagagagagagataaaaaagtatCAGGAGAGGGGttagaatcctctctctctctctctgtattcactTGTCGGACTTAATGCTCCCTTTAGGATCGAAAACCAAGCGATGTCATCGCTGATAGAATCTGATGCCGTTGACCCACTTCAATGTAACTCAGTTGATTGTTGCTGATTATGGGAAGCTTTCAAGAATTGAaggggtggtctctctctctctctctctctctctctctctctctctctctctccgaatagaACGTCTTATGAGTCAGGAATTTATTGGATAAACCAGTGCAATTTGGATTTCTCGTTTCGCTTTGCCTCAGTAGTACTTTTGTGcgtcagtttttattattatatttgtggATATTTATCCTCGTTTTCTTCGTAAACCTTAGGAAATCATTGAAGGTAGATAAATTGAAATAAGATTCTCTGAGGAAAACCAGAAAAATTCGagagaaaaaataaactatatactaGCTTGTCTTTCACGAAATTATCGTTTGATTCATAAGCGCACTGCAGAATTTGCATTTGTAAGGAACAAGCAAATGATTACGGACTACTCAAAAGAACAGGAGTCCTTATTGCCTTGACAAGATTAATCTCTCAACAGGATGCATTTAACCCCTTAAGCTGATGGTAACCTCGAAGAGAAAGGCGAACATAATATTCTCTACTGATCTACTCTGATTGAGGAAGGCAACAAGCGGTGAAATTGACTATAAAGTATAGTTTATTCTCATTGCATTAATTGACTTTTAAACTTGCATTAATTAAATGATACTGTTACATAAGTATTTCAAATCATGAAAGGCGTGAGTCTATATTAGTCTCTGATGGCCGCTGCAGTTCACGAGAAGAATGCATACTTTCATGTGAAGTTCCCGCGCATCTGCGTTGTTCATCCAATTTTGCTTTCTCTAATATTTAATATCCTCCAGCATTAGCGCCAGTGCCCTGCTTTACAAATCTCCTTTACTCAATATGACGGGCAGCGCGGGCAGGTTTAGACTCGGCTAAATAAACTTGTCATGAAAAGAGCAGCGACGCGTCAATCAGGAAAGGGGCCGCTATTATCGTATCATCTGCTACCTTATGCCCTCGGGTGTTGCCACTCTCAATGCtagtaatattattttgaatttatatagcATGTTTAGCTACTTTCATCATTTTAGTTTAATCATAATAAATATACTGATAAATCAAATATCTGAATCTGATTAAATTGGATCCGAACAATTACTAATTTCGGTGTATaaaaggaaacagaaaaggaaaaacGGCGACCGCTGGGATCTGAAAATCTTTTGAATAGGGACAGAGAGGGGCGGTTTGGGACTCCCACTGAACAAACTATACACAATGTTAATGGTTTTAACAGATAATGGACAATGAGTAATGGTGTATTGAAAACGTATATTCCATACTCCACTCTGAAGAGGTGGTCTGAAAAGAAATAACAGCAGCGCTACTGGACCAGAAGCGGGTAATTACGGAAGCTTATGTTACCTCGGAGGGCCATTGGAAGGGTACTGGAAATTAACCTTATGGAACCGAAAGACTGTTCACGGAACAGGCTAGATTGGTAgagaaaattcattaaaatttctttattttcatcatgaAGGGAAGAATAATATTATCTACGGCTTTTTGGTAGTTTTGCCTGATCAAAAATGCTCAAACTTATCCGGTTGGTTTTAAACATAATATTCAAGATCTAATCACATTAGCCAACagattgtggtggcttattggtaacgtccctgcctagtcattgccaaactggggttcgagtcctactcaaactcgttagttcctcaagtgtctgcaacctcaccatccttgtaagctaaggatgggaagtttgggggaacctataagtctacctgctgagtcatcagtagccattgcctgaccctccctgttcctagcttgggtggagagggatcttgggcgctgatcatatatattcatgtatatatatatatatatatatatatatatatatatatatatatatatatatatatatatatatatattcatgaatgacCTTCAAAATACTGTAAGACTAGAGATCACAAAGTTATCCATAGCGAATTAATAAACACAATAAAGAGAAAAGCGTCCATACATGTTCACCATTTTTGGTGTTCACCTCCAAAAACTTTCGAAGTAAAGGAAAACCCTTTCCTTGCTACGCGTTCGAGGTAAACGCAGAATGTAGCATGCCTGACCAATATAACTTCAACTAAGCCACCAACCTAACCCCTTATAGTCATTTATCAAAGAACTCTATCCCCTGGAAATTGTACTGAACACTTATTTCTGGATGTGCACATCCACATAAATCCTTATTAGtagtttaaataaaataaaattcgaaCTTACGAAACGAGAAAGATTGGGTCTGACATGCACTAGAGTACTAGACTAAACGCATATCTATTTACCCTGTTAGATGTTAATTCTATTAATTTGTCTGTTAAAgttatatagatatgttttatacatttatttccGAATGGATAAATTGGCCAAGAAAACGGGATGGAGATGGAAACTTAATTCTTTTAGACTTACTTAAAAAAACGGAAGATTATTTGCCCATTCTAAAGCCATACACTATACAAATTACGGACATACAAACGTATCAATAAAATGTTTTCAgtaatatctatatgcatacacaGGTTCAAACTTGccgggaatgtttttatgttgaacagactgacataagtctttctttatagtttatttatgacagatatattttaaggttgttactgaacatcaaacttttttatattaatttttcattacttctcatgtagtttgtttatatactggctatttttccctgctggagcctttgagtttatagcatcctgcttctccaactagggatgtagcttagctagtaatatataattatatatatatatatatatatatatatatatatatatatatgtatataactatatatatatatatatatatatatatatatatatatatatatatatatatatatatactatatatatatatatatatatatatatatatagcacatgcaTATACCGACAATGACCTCTTAACATATCGATTTATTCAAGCATCATGGGATGCTTGTTACTATAAAGCCGGAACCCAAGTCTCTAAAAAGGACAAAACTCAAtttgagaaatacacacacatgatatatatatatatatatatatatatatatatatatatatatatatatatacatatatatacatatatatatatatatgtatatatatatatatatatatatatatatatatatatatatatatatatattatgtaaacacaACCTATACAAGCACCCCTTTGCTTTTCCCCTTAACCGATCAATAAACCCTTACTAATGCAAATAAGGAGGAAAAAGGAGGATGTAATGCATGTTTTACTTTGcacatttagaaaataatttttaatagaTGAACGGTTTTGTCTAAGAAAATGCGTCTTAGGAGCAATGGTCAAAGATTCCtgttaacaaaatgaaaaaatctGAATATGGATGACTGAATACTTGGGTATTTTTAGGCAATTTACGCTTTGGtaaatttttggagagagagagagagagagagagagagagagagagagagagagagagagagagagagagagagagagagagagagagagagtgtatgcttAATGGTAGTGTTAAACATACCACAATTTTTGCTCTCAATATCTTTGGTCCTTGTTTTTTGTGTGTCCTTTGTATCTTTTTAAATAAATGGACCATAGCTTCTTTccaataatttagttttttttatttaaaacttcAGGTATACGTCTTGAATGCCATTGATTATTCATAGTACGTATTCAGTTTTGCCATTACCTAAATTTCCTTTTTTGATATATCAAATTGTTATTGGCCCATTTTCattctatttgtttatttcctgACTAACGGATTGATaaaaaacatatgtttatatatgaatactaAATTCTTTTTCTAGAATGCTGTATTACTAACGGGAACGGATGCTCAAACTTATCTCGGTCACTGAATGAGATTTCTGTTATGCGCTcctaaaaaatatattcttttaggataaaaataattaacacaaCGTAAATTTCATCATGCGTCATGCCTTCTACTCCATACTATTTTCACGCGTACTTAGGCTAATCATAAGTCGGTAGATTTATTTCCTATTACTACTGACAGACAGGGGAACATCATTAGATTTCCCCATTATTCAAGCTCACGCTCATACTTCCTTTTCTTAGCCGTATAACTCCTCGTGCATTTACAGCCTTTGCTATTCCTTAAATTAATTTCTTGATTGAATATTCTTTGCTTTGCTCTTTGCTTAAGGCAGTTAAAAATTtgccctaaaaagaaaaaaaaaaaaaaaaaaaaaaaaaaaaaaaaaaaaaaaaaaaaaaaaaaaaaaaaactgcaaatcttgaaataaatgttgccaggcatttagtttttaaaaacagatatattgacgtaaaggagtgatattacggtcgctaaCCCGTAAACGATAacaacaaagtacggtaaaattgcggtcgcatttattttactgaaataaagctgggaacagtatattttttacggagaattttcgattaaaattacggtttgtttTAACAGTGTAGCACAAATAGCTGGTCCCTGGTCGTGCAAGTCTTAGAAGACAGAGGGACCTAGTTAAAAAAAAGTAAGAAACCCCCAAAATTGTTAGTGGATTatcgataaaaaaagataaaaacagtcAAGGACCCATTTCAGTGAGTGGATGTTTCATCACAATATCCTTCAAGTTATCACACTGTTAGGTGATTATGAAGGATCATAAGACTAGCCAAATTCAGTTAATATACTTAAAGAAACTTTTCCAGAAAAGCCTGAAATTAATCACTTTATGAAAATCTACTGCAGACTGACATGAAACAAAAATATTGTCGTTGTTTTTCGTCCTTCATCTCACGCTTCCGGCGACTGACATGAAGCATGGACATTCTTGACACGAGAAACTCAAGTACAACTCTTTCGAGTAAGAAAGGGATATTGGAATGTCCTTCCAATCTGACCTGCTTTAGAAACTAATACTCTTACAGTTGTAGATACTATAATAATGATAGTCTTGCTTCACACCCGTAAGCAAATTAACGTACTCGTTTAAGCGCTTCTGACAAATCGGCGTCGACGAAAGAATGACCTTTACAACGGCACCTCTAAGATTATCATGATTCCACAAAAGGGTATGGAATGAAGTGGTTTGATTAACTGTCGCTACCTTGCACACCTGAGGGTTTCGTAGGGaaagagaggaggaagagaaagagaatgaggggagggaaggggagagagGTAGGAGAAGAAGTGGAAGCTGATGACTATCGGGGAGGCAAATCCCGAAGCGTCTTGGCGCGCGAACATCGACTCGCCATCAGCTAAGAGGATCAAATGCCTCTTAATGAAGCCCATCCACTACACAAAGAGGATCAAGAGCGACTGTAATTAAGAACGTGACTTCTTTTAAGAGGATGATGTCGCAAACAAAAATATAAAGTTATGGGACGTGGAGGGGCCCAGAAAGAGAGGGGGGTCAGTTTACAACAGTCTTAGGAAAAGGGATTAGATCTTAACACGTTCATTTGGGGATGGTGTCAAGTGGCAGGTCTGGGAATTCTCTCTTTCTGTCTTATCTGTTGTGGCGAAATGATTTCTCATtggttattcttttgtttattaaagagaaaaaaagggagattttattcttataattttttttcaacccACTGAAAGGGTAATATTTGCAGAACCgttgggggatttttttttcaagcatcaaTATGCAATACATAATCCATGTATGACTAAAGTAACATAAGCCATAAACCCATGAACAACAACGATTTACTGCAATCCGAATGAAAAAGATGTATGCAGCAATAACTAATCTACTTTCTGAGAAATgtttattattgctagctaagctacaaccctagttggaaaagcaggatgctactgtataagcccaagggctccaacagggaaagtagcccagtgaggaaatatgaATTCATTTACCAAATTTTCAGTAAATGAATCTCCTTCTTTGCATAATTATAAACAGCCACTTCTCACTATAACATTTGAGGTTACATATCTGGCTTTCTAGACCGACTCTTTTATTGTTAAACATTTCTCACCTACATTTTTGAAGGCCTCGTATAAAAAATATCTAGTGTCTGGACTCACTGGCTTAATCAGAAAAATAACACTATTCAGTTTTAAAAAATAAGTTTCTACTCAATATTCACTGCACAATTATATCTTTTTGTCTAAGATTATAAAATAATATGCAAACGATACATGAAATTAGAATatcttgacttaaaaaaaaaaattatgcctggTGTATATGCAATTAAAATATCTTgattaaaaaaactatatttttatgcCTGATCTTTAAAACTTGAATAATGACACCCCTTTTCATTCTCTCGTCAATAAACTACCTCTCCTTTTAAGAAATGCCAAGGTCAGTGGCTGTtgtttttaataattaattttgaattaacGTTTTAATTTGAAAAATGCAATGTATCTGTCATGCACGACTTCATGTACAACAAACACTGAAGAGAGCTGTTGTGGTTCACCTTCGATTTTATCTCTCCATCTCTTTGAGATTTGTGTCTCCTAAGCTGAGATGGTCAGCCTCGAGTCCTAGCGACCTTTCTCCAACTATCGTTGTCAGTCATAAGAAGGAAAAACACTAATCACTAGAATGCTTCGGAGGAATCCACGGAATCTGGTCGGGAATTTTGTAGGCACACGTAAGCCGGTAAAATTTACCCTAATACTTTTCCCTTTCCTTATTCGtcagagctagagagagagagagagagagagagagagagagagagagagagagagagagagagagagagaatacattaggTTCAAACACTAATTAATACGTTTTCTCATCATTATttacaactagtgtacgcgatccgtcaaaagtggatggggagagctgagcatgaccgatatatatatatatatatatatatatatatatatatatatatatatatatacatatatatatgtatatatatatatatatatatatatatatatatatatatatatatatatttaggggagATTATCATCTACTATGACTAGAgttaattcaaatataattttgcAATACTAAAAAACTCGCTGAATTATACTTATAACACGTTTCATTCCACATTTCGGAACAGTAGTCAGTCTTAATTTACTTTCTCGGATTCCATGCCTATCATGATAATCTCAATTGAATAATAACATGAAATATCATATTAGAAAATGAACAGTAATCAACGACCAAGTTCTGTGTTCACATTGGTTTATATATTACCAATCATTAACtacagtaatctttttttttttttacatatggccGTCTGTTCTTTGGTAGTGTGTTTACCAGAATCAGTGCCATTTTAGAGTGCTATATTTGAATGAGCATtcttatcaaatataataataataataataataataataataataataataataataataataataataatttctaataatgaAACTCAGTGTAtctataatttaaaattttctgtgTAAGATTAACGGTCTAAGAGTAATAAACTTTCAGTTTAGACTTGCCATCTTCCAGACCAAGGCAAGCACTATCTGGTCAGAGTTTCTAGACACTacgaacttttattattattattattattattattattattattattattattattattattactgtattattattattaactacaactAGCTAAGGTCCAacaaaggaaaatagtccagtgaggaaataatggactacaagagaagtaataaataatcaatataaaatattttgagatcagtaacaaagttaaaatagatttgccatatataaactatgaagagactcttGTCAGCTGTTTAACATGAaccattccctgcaagtttgaacttctgaagttccgccgatttaactgcctgattaggaagatcattccacaatctggtcatagctagaataaaacttctagaatactgtgtagtattgatctccatgatggagaaggcattaatattagaattaactgcatgactagtattacgaacaggatgattctgtccaggaagatgtaaatgcgaaatggtcagaattaaaaatcttatgcaacatacataaagaactaactgaacgacggtatcagagattaatatctagatcagaaataacaaATCTAATAGACCAgaagttttgtccaacaaattagtgagattcagcagctgaagaccaaacaggagaatacgcgaaataaggcagaatgaaagaatcggAACTtgagaatagactgatcaccgaaaatcttagaagactttatcaataagcaaattttttgtgtaattgaagaaagaCCAAATGTtttgctcaaaagtaaatttgcaatcaagggtcacacctaaaattttaaaggattcATATTgagttaaagatacattatcaatgcaaagagctggatgttgaggagtcactgtcttcGGCCCACTtacactcatactttgagttttttggggattcaacttcatgccccataactttCACCATGCACTAATAAGCTAGATCTcttattaggggattcagcaacctaCGATCTACATTCTGGGGATGGATTTGAGGAGAAGAGCGTttatcatctccatatgcaacgagcttgttttctaggacaaaacCACATGTGTGTAGGctatacatagtatgaaaagtaatgggccaagaacaataccctgagaaacaccagatatcacatttctatactcactatggtgtctatCAACAAtaactttgcaatctattacttaaaaaatcaataatgaggcTAAGAAAAGGACCACCCACTTCCaattgagtttgaaaagaagggccttaTGATGAATACTGTCAATGGTAGCACTAagatcaaagccaatcatacgaacttccaggccacaatcaagggattcctgtacaACGTTGGAGATTAATAAGCAGGTTTTTACATGTATTATCATAAAATATGAATTTCAGgattacaaaaatatatctttaactTATCATATTAAAAATGATTGAAGTGTGAATATAGAGTATGGCGAGCGATAGTTTTTAAATTGTCCATGAATTATTTCCATTTATGTTTCTTAGTTTTCTTTACTTATATGAGGAATCAGTAAATTAATTTATCTTCTAATTTATTTTTAGAGGCACAATAAAGTTATGGGTTTCTGGTAATGTTTTCGTCTAGTTTTACTTTGTCTGTTAAAACTAATTAACTCATTCTGCTAATGAATACTTTTCAGCTAATTCTGCTAATAAGCAGTTTTCAGCTATGTTGGCGAGATTTTGTACTAATTTCGTCAAATGTTTTAATTTTAActagattttaattatatatataattggtatcCATATCTTCATGTTTTTTTCACTACTCCCTAATAAGTATTTTTTGTACATATCTAATAATAAATATTAGCCTCCAGAAATGACAATTACAATAATTTCATCAAAGTCTACGAAAAACGATACTATTTAGAAATTCCGATGATTATCTAATTTACCAGAGCATTAGCGTCAGAGTCCACAACCCAGTTTTAATGTATTCAGGAGAGTGGGGCGATATGCAAATCTGTTCTCAATTCCCTTTCGCATTTCTTCTCTCTCCCAGACGCCAACGGCCAAGTGAGAGAACTTGTGTTTCCCAAAGGCTTGGATCTGGACCGCCCGAAGAGAGCGCGCACCACGTTCACCTCGGATCAGCTGGCTGCCTTGGAGAGGGAGTTCCGCAGAAACCAGTACCTGGTCGGCAGAGAACGCTCCCTATTGGCAAGCAGGCTGGGGCTCTCGGAAACCCAGGTAAGTGAACTTATTTGAAAGAGGGGGCGGGGAGGGGAATTTCTGCCTTGTATATTGGGTTTCGGGGTTTCGGTTACTATGGTGGTTTGGTTGCGTGTGATGATGATATATCAGATGCGGGTGAGAATATCTGTTTTGCCTTTTGTAGTAGAGGTCAGAATACCTTTTGGATACCTAACTCAACTCTTATTTCAACAGGTAAAAGTGTGGTACCAGAACCGGCGGACGAAGCACAAAAGAGATCGAGAGAGAGAACACGAAGCGCCCACGACTGTGCTGGCACCCAGTCTGTCATCCAATGGCTCACTCACACCCATATCTCGGGCTCTTTTGCCGCCCATGCCACCTACCCAGACGATCAGCACGCCCCTGTTTACGTATACTCCAACGCCCACTTCCACTCTGGCTTCGACGACCTCCAGCATTCACGCCATTGCACCCAAGATGTGCCAGACGACGTCATCTCTGACTGAGATCACGCCCACACCATCAGTCCCTATCGAAGTGCGCAACGCCAACCTTGAGCGGTGCGCCCCCGACGCTACGGAGGACCAAGATGGGCGGAATCCAGCCACTCCGCCCGAAAGAAAGCAGCCTTCGCCCAGGTTAAACAGATCATTGAGTGGGTTGGAATACTCCTTAGGGGTGGGTGGCATGGGCGGGCCTATGGGTGGCATGACGAAGGCTGGTCTAACTTCAGCAGCCCATGCACTCGAGATGTCCTTCTCCAAGAGCATACCGAGTTTTCTGGGGTCGTTCCATTCAGTGCCTCCTTCGGTGGCACCTTCTGCTTTCCGCCCTCTCTTCCAGCGTCAGTTGCACCACCCATTGGCTCTGCAACATCACGCCCTGGCACGCCCACACCCAACGTGGTTGCCTTGAAATAGAGAGGAAAAAAGGCAGGCAGATGACTTCATGAGAAATATTTTCTCAGTTTTTTAGTGTTAGTTTTATTCAGTCGAATGCACAATGGccattaattttcttataataataattattactgtcCATCAGTCATAACGATCAGCAGTTCATTTTATATGGTCTTTACCAAATTAATCTCTAATAGAGTTTCaagtttcattttaatatttttgaaacaggccttatgagaaaatatattttggatatttctGTGCTCTCTAAATCAGattccaatttgcctcactgataTTAATTTCAGCCGGATTAAATCGACAATGTCTCTTGTAATCACGAAATTGCCTAATCTATTAAGGTATTCTGTAGACCATAATTATGTAGTAAGCATTTCAtgtaaa
Above is a window of Palaemon carinicauda isolate YSFRI2023 chromosome 6, ASM3689809v2, whole genome shotgun sequence DNA encoding:
- the LOC137642226 gene encoding ventral anterior homeobox 2-like; amino-acid sequence: MSSPVAAPPPLPHRDSLGTPTPTSVGSPPVTSTVTPRTSQSNLPDYVQTLTVRDANGQVRELVFPKGLDLDRPKRARTTFTSDQLAALEREFRRNQYLVGRERSLLASRLGLSETQVKVWYQNRRTKHKRDREREHEAPTTVLAPSLSSNGSLTPISRALLPPMPPTQTISTPLFTYTPTPTSTLASTTSSIHAIAPKMCQTTSSLTEITPTPSVPIEVRNANLERCAPDATEDQDGRNPATPPERKQPSPRLNRSLSGLEYSLGVGGMGGPMGGMTKAGLTSAAHALEMSFSKSIPSFLGSFHSVPPSVAPSAFRPLFQRQLHHPLALQHHALARPHPTWLP